The Flavobacterium commune genome contains a region encoding:
- a CDS encoding RagB/SusD family nutrient uptake outer membrane protein, whose protein sequence is MNKFKNIGIGLLLLTGLSFSSCSKDFLDEEQTNRYSTDYFETAEGLEALTLSLYGNIRWHFGFEWAYGITLYGTDEFTNANDLTNQMWNNYDNRLAPFRATPALGAANNNATGPEALWDQMYFGIASANRIIANANKISDLTVRNRCLAHAYFLRGYNYYRLTAQYGGVVLQTKPVVGIVRNFTRSTDEQCWEQVISDFRNAYNLFEGEIFTYGKGITWTKATAAHFLAKALLFRSSERNDAWNSAYKDADLNEAIDACTYAINARGPLTSNYRDLFGNWTGVDSAAEQQNEILMAAGHNADPITAGRFGNRTYNYFAPQFSNFAGGWVRRGVWIGSMDFQRCRPTEYSYAVYDHVNDSRMWKTFKTVYGANTIVGANPNGVQLGDPAIVMILNTKDDATYNGYTFGSTNQNPTWRDDNSRLPAWTVGSRQTATSGSLTTKVGHYSPNSLVLYKNGTYVAPTFGTGTSFSNFFAGINKTEDGSRQAERGDSRRDVTMARLGETYLVRAECYARLGQYAEAMGDINIIRARAQWKNGENRSYYRDGSQAFETNGLNTGTNATNYINSNLNMNTYYLSNPTLAVTTAASNLQLTSFPANLPAEDEAVMTKVGASSNYQRALHFILNERTRELLGEWQRWETLSRTGTLITRAKAFNTEAAPNITANKHELRPIPQSFIDGLRNDDGSNLTEAQARAWQNPGYITN, encoded by the coding sequence ATGAATAAATTTAAAAATATAGGAATCGGTCTGCTGCTATTAACGGGACTGTCTTTCAGCTCTTGCTCCAAAGACTTTCTGGATGAAGAGCAAACAAATCGCTATTCAACAGATTATTTTGAGACAGCAGAAGGACTTGAAGCTTTAACCCTATCACTTTACGGTAACATCAGATGGCATTTTGGGTTTGAATGGGCTTATGGAATTACACTTTACGGAACGGATGAGTTTACCAATGCGAATGACTTAACCAATCAAATGTGGAATAATTATGATAACCGTTTAGCACCTTTTAGAGCAACTCCTGCTTTAGGAGCTGCAAATAATAACGCAACAGGACCGGAAGCACTTTGGGATCAGATGTATTTTGGTATTGCGTCAGCCAATAGAATCATTGCCAATGCCAATAAAATTTCAGACCTAACAGTTAGGAACCGTTGTTTAGCACATGCTTATTTCCTTCGCGGATACAATTATTATCGTCTTACTGCTCAATATGGAGGTGTAGTATTACAGACTAAACCTGTAGTTGGAATTGTACGTAACTTTACCCGTTCTACTGACGAACAATGTTGGGAGCAAGTAATTTCTGATTTCCGTAATGCTTACAATTTGTTTGAAGGAGAAATTTTTACTTATGGTAAAGGAATTACATGGACAAAGGCTACAGCTGCACATTTCCTAGCAAAAGCCTTATTATTCCGTTCTTCAGAACGAAATGATGCCTGGAACAGCGCTTACAAAGATGCAGATTTGAATGAAGCTATTGATGCTTGTACTTATGCTATTAATGCTCGAGGTCCATTAACGAGCAACTATAGAGATTTGTTCGGAAACTGGACTGGAGTGGATTCGGCTGCTGAGCAACAAAACGAAATTCTTATGGCAGCAGGACACAATGCAGACCCAATTACAGCAGGACGTTTTGGAAACCGTACCTACAATTATTTCGCTCCTCAATTCTCAAATTTTGCAGGAGGTTGGGTTCGCCGTGGGGTATGGATTGGAAGTATGGATTTTCAACGTTGTCGTCCTACTGAGTACAGTTATGCCGTTTATGATCACGTCAATGACTCCCGTATGTGGAAAACATTTAAAACCGTTTATGGTGCCAATACTATTGTAGGAGCAAATCCAAACGGAGTTCAACTTGGCGATCCTGCTATTGTAATGATTTTAAATACAAAAGACGATGCTACTTATAATGGCTATACTTTTGGGTCAACCAACCAAAATCCAACATGGAGAGATGATAATAGTAGATTGCCAGCCTGGACTGTTGGTTCTCGTCAAACAGCTACTTCCGGATCTTTAACTACCAAAGTAGGACACTATTCTCCGAACTCATTAGTATTGTATAAAAATGGAACTTATGTAGCTCCAACATTCGGGACAGGTACTAGTTTCAGTAACTTCTTTGCAGGTATCAACAAAACCGAAGATGGATCTCGCCAGGCAGAAAGAGGAGATTCACGACGTGATGTAACTATGGCACGTTTGGGAGAGACTTATCTTGTTAGAGCTGAATGTTATGCACGTTTAGGACAATATGCTGAAGCAATGGGAGATATTAATATCATTCGTGCCCGAGCCCAATGGAAAAATGGAGAAAATAGATCATATTATAGAGATGGTTCACAAGCGTTTGAAACGAATGGATTAAATACAGGGACAAATGCAACCAATTATATCAATTCTAATTTGAATATGAATACGTATTATTTGTCTAATCCTACTCTTGCTGTCACTACAGCTGCGTCTAATTTACAATTAACTTCATTTCCGGCTAATTTACCTGCTGAAGATGAAGCTGTAATGACTAAGGTTGGAGCAAGTTCTAATTACCAGCGTGCCTTACACTTTATATTAAACGAGCGTACTCGTGAATTATTAGGAGAATGGCAACGTTGGGAAACTTTATCGCGTACTGGAACCTTAATCACCCGTGCTAAAGCGTTTAACACAGAAGCAGCTCCTAATATTACTGCTAACAAACATGAATTACGTCCTATACCGCAATCTTTTATAGATGGCTTACGAAATGATGATGGTTCTAATTTAACTGAAGCACAGGCAAGAGCTTGGCAAAACCCAGGATACATAACGAATTAA
- a CDS encoding alpha-L-arabinofuranosidase C-terminal domain-containing protein, with the protein MKNKMKLSIVAFIMSFVMVLPTFANNNIKLAHPGSVYLFAYTPENLSGRTGLQFAWSVDRKNWYSVGQNYNFLYSDYGRWGSQKKMIAPYLFKAVDGMWHCVWSLNDKDGTFAHAASKDLISWGRQSYPVVMKDNNCLKPIVSQNNGIFAISWKSSANATNGLFAVTTTDFVKYAATKTIQESERVDLREAVAIAGIVQNGTVNKVSWDVVNDLIKAEQLVAYKNQLNGETSKTDASRFASLKTLNATITVEASQSKKISNMLTGVFFEDINYAADGGLYAELIQNRDFEYALSDKEGHDKSWNSSKSWTIEGTQNTFNIDSISPIHENNKHYAVLKIAEVGKGFINEGFDGIALKAGEKYDFSVFVSNLAGANTKLLVRLVGENGEKYAETTINSNSVNWKKYNAVLVSNKTIADAKLEIVPQNIGSIALDMISLFPQKTFKGRKNGLRADLAQTIADIQPKFMRFPGGCVAHGDGLGNIYHWKNTIGPLESRKPQRNLWGYHQSMGLGYFEYFQFCEDMGAAPLPVVAAGVPCQNSGTGGAGQQGGIPMSEMDEYVQDVLDLIEYANGDVNTKWGKKRAEAGHPKPFNLKYVGVGNEDLITDIFEERFTMIFNAVKAKYPEITVIGTVGPFYEGTDYNEGWALADKLNIPMVDEHYYESVGWFINNQDFYDKYDRSKSKVYLGEYAAFLQGRPNNIETALAEALYLTSIERNGDVVSMASIAPMLAKEGHTQWNPDIIYFNNSEVKPTVGYQVQKMYGNNAGDVYFSNDISISDTSESVRKRIGVSVVRDSKSNDLIVKLVNMLPVSVNTQLNLKNLGVVASNASRTLLTGAPDSKTALPKTDTIAVNEEFSSELPAYSFSLIRIKTKK; encoded by the coding sequence ATGAAAAATAAAATGAAACTGAGTATTGTTGCATTTATAATGAGTTTTGTAATGGTCTTACCAACTTTTGCAAACAACAATATAAAGTTAGCCCATCCGGGTTCAGTATATTTATTTGCCTATACTCCGGAAAATTTATCGGGTAGAACAGGATTACAGTTTGCCTGGAGTGTCGACAGAAAAAATTGGTATTCGGTAGGGCAGAATTATAATTTTTTATATTCCGATTATGGAAGATGGGGTTCTCAAAAAAAGATGATAGCGCCTTATCTTTTTAAGGCTGTTGACGGAATGTGGCATTGTGTGTGGAGTTTGAATGATAAAGATGGAACTTTTGCGCATGCGGCTTCTAAAGATTTGATTAGCTGGGGACGTCAGTCGTATCCTGTGGTCATGAAAGATAATAATTGCCTGAAACCGATAGTTTCTCAAAATAACGGAATTTTTGCGATATCATGGAAGAGTTCGGCTAATGCCACAAATGGATTATTTGCTGTAACTACAACGGATTTTGTAAAATATGCTGCTACAAAAACAATTCAGGAATCAGAGCGTGTCGATTTAAGGGAAGCTGTTGCCATTGCTGGGATTGTTCAAAACGGAACCGTAAACAAAGTTTCCTGGGATGTGGTGAATGATTTAATTAAGGCTGAACAACTAGTAGCTTATAAAAATCAATTGAATGGGGAAACTTCAAAAACCGATGCTAGTCGTTTTGCTTCACTTAAAACACTAAATGCGACCATTACTGTAGAAGCTTCTCAAAGTAAAAAAATAAGCAACATGCTCACGGGGGTGTTTTTCGAAGATATCAATTATGCTGCTGATGGAGGATTGTATGCTGAGTTGATTCAGAATCGTGATTTTGAATATGCTTTGAGTGACAAGGAAGGTCACGATAAATCATGGAATAGTTCTAAATCCTGGACTATTGAAGGAACTCAAAATACATTTAATATCGATTCAATTTCGCCAATTCATGAAAATAATAAGCATTATGCTGTTTTAAAAATCGCTGAGGTTGGAAAAGGATTTATCAACGAAGGTTTTGATGGGATTGCTTTGAAAGCGGGTGAGAAATATGATTTTTCGGTTTTTGTTAGCAATTTGGCTGGAGCCAATACAAAATTACTGGTTCGTTTAGTAGGTGAAAATGGAGAAAAATATGCCGAAACGACTATTAATTCGAACAGCGTAAATTGGAAAAAATATAATGCTGTTTTGGTTTCCAATAAAACAATAGCCGATGCAAAATTGGAGATTGTTCCTCAAAATATAGGAAGTATTGCCTTGGATATGATTTCGTTGTTTCCACAAAAAACATTCAAAGGGCGTAAAAATGGCCTTCGTGCCGATTTGGCTCAAACTATTGCTGACATTCAGCCAAAATTCATGCGTTTTCCGGGTGGATGTGTAGCTCATGGTGATGGATTGGGGAATATTTACCATTGGAAAAACACCATTGGTCCATTAGAATCCAGAAAACCACAACGCAATCTTTGGGGTTACCACCAGTCGATGGGATTGGGTTATTTTGAGTATTTTCAGTTTTGTGAAGATATGGGAGCAGCTCCTTTACCGGTTGTAGCTGCTGGAGTTCCTTGCCAAAATTCAGGAACAGGCGGAGCCGGACAACAAGGCGGAATCCCGATGAGTGAAATGGACGAATATGTTCAGGATGTTTTAGATTTAATCGAATATGCCAATGGTGATGTGAATACCAAATGGGGAAAGAAAAGAGCCGAAGCAGGACATCCCAAACCATTCAATCTTAAATATGTTGGTGTAGGAAATGAAGATTTGATAACGGATATTTTTGAAGAGCGTTTTACGATGATTTTTAATGCTGTAAAAGCAAAATATCCCGAAATTACCGTTATTGGTACGGTTGGACCTTTTTATGAAGGAACGGATTATAACGAAGGTTGGGCTCTTGCCGATAAATTGAATATTCCAATGGTGGACGAACATTATTACGAATCAGTGGGATGGTTTATCAATAATCAGGATTTTTATGATAAATACGATCGTTCGAAATCAAAAGTATATCTTGGGGAATATGCTGCTTTTTTACAGGGACGTCCTAATAATATCGAAACAGCTTTGGCGGAAGCCTTATATTTAACGTCAATTGAACGCAATGGAGATGTGGTAAGTATGGCTTCTATTGCGCCAATGCTTGCCAAAGAAGGTCACACACAATGGAATCCGGATATTATTTATTTCAATAATTCGGAAGTGAAACCAACAGTGGGTTATCAGGTTCAAAAAATGTACGGAAACAATGCAGGAGATGTTTATTTCTCTAATGATATTAGTATTTCTGATACCAGTGAATCGGTTAGAAAACGCATTGGAGTTTCGGTTGTGCGCGATAGTAAAAGCAATGATTTAATTGTAAAATTGGTTAACATGCTTCCGGTTTCGGTAAATACACAATTGAATTTGAAAAATCTTGGAGTAGTGGCTTCCAATGCAAGTCGTACGTTGTTAACTGGAGCACCAGATAGTAAAACGGCTTTGCCAAAAACAGATACTATTGCAGTAAACGAGGAGTTTTCAAGTGAACTGCCAGCGTATTCATTTTCGCTTATTCGAATAAAAACCAAAAAATAA
- a CDS encoding TonB-dependent receptor: MKKTVVKQRLLIRLMKMTLYQFVLALVFSTVTMANSLGQGKLDTKVTISISDMNLNKALSELGKSADVKFSYNSRMVAFDQKVSVEATNEVLSTVLSRVLKPLNITYTLVSNQIVLQKAKSNEAPGVSAVEQQQKVLTGVVVDANGLSLPGASVLVKGTTNSTSTDMDGKFSIRVDDAAKILVISFIGFDTVEIPVANKTDFKITLKESSQSLEEVVVIGYGTVKKSDLTGAVTRVSAEELNDRPVSNAMEALQGKAAGVDITTSERPGTLGTVRIRGRRSLDATSDPLYVVDGVPLLSSSAIETLNPRDIESIDVLKDASATAIYGSRGANGVIIVTTKQGKSGRFNLNYSATLTTTNIVDRSPSMSAADFIQFKRWAAYNSSMLDPNSFQYAHPDSPTYASDFQLFASGLDVNATRDNVLKGWESGTWDPSKVTNTNWTDFVTRTGIMNEHVISGSGGSEKVNSYVSFGYLSNKGTQRGQDYSRYTTKLTTNITPVDWFKLNASLNISWSEQDFGMSTLGGRSGSVPNAIYGAAKSIFNMAVPYDADGNLIINPGGENGIYTIMDEWKKSTQLSQTMRALGNISATIEIGKIWEPLKGLSYKFNFGPDFRHWREGVYIDGTSSHRINSNGTPGRNFARLRNERDFSWTLDNMIVYDRTFSKHKVGATIVQSASSWDEEFSSLAASNIAKPSFLWNALGDIDLTNANNGASMSSGIIQRQIYSYLGRFNYGFDDRYLLTVSGRYDAVSQLSEGYKWDFFPSAALAWRLDQEEFIKNTDWINNLKLRLGFGTVGNSAIDPYDTKGNIRNLNLPFNGISNQVGYTTNEPYYTGDLTPMANPALGWEKTTQYNLGVDFGFLKNRISGSIEFYRSFTNDLILNTALPTLTGYDRTIANIGKTSNKGVEVTLNFTPIQTESGFTWESSLNAAWQKDKIEGLAYGKNDMVQDTRFIGQQISVRYGFDNLGLWQDTPEDQAEMALWKANGYNFTPGNVRPKDQNGDYDMTIEDRTIIGNSDPNWTMGWSNTFNYKGFELSALLYGRMGYTASLGGEALTGTSNQRQVDYWTPDNPNAEFQKPLLGQASAGSRDPYSGLLGFTKASFVKIRNISLGYNFPKEYTSAIGLANLKIYAQAVNPGSIYQSVDWYDFDTNSTIFNRSFVMGIEVGF; encoded by the coding sequence ATGAAAAAAACCGTAGTAAAACAACGATTACTAATCCGACTCATGAAGATGACTTTATACCAATTTGTATTAGCGCTGGTTTTCTCAACTGTGACTATGGCAAATAGCCTGGGACAAGGAAAATTAGATACCAAAGTAACTATTTCTATATCTGATATGAACTTAAATAAAGCATTATCTGAATTAGGAAAATCAGCCGATGTTAAGTTTTCTTATAATTCCAGAATGGTTGCTTTTGATCAAAAAGTGAGTGTTGAAGCGACTAATGAAGTCTTATCAACAGTGCTTTCAAGAGTGCTAAAGCCGCTTAACATTACTTACACTCTTGTTAGTAATCAAATTGTTTTGCAAAAAGCAAAATCAAACGAAGCACCTGGTGTTTCTGCAGTTGAGCAACAACAAAAAGTACTTACAGGGGTAGTTGTAGATGCCAATGGACTTTCGTTGCCGGGTGCAAGTGTTCTTGTAAAAGGAACCACTAACAGTACTTCAACTGATATGGATGGAAAGTTTTCTATTCGTGTGGATGATGCAGCTAAAATATTAGTGATTTCTTTTATTGGTTTTGATACTGTAGAAATCCCGGTAGCAAATAAAACCGATTTTAAAATTACTTTGAAAGAATCATCACAGAGTTTAGAAGAAGTTGTTGTTATTGGGTATGGTACCGTTAAAAAATCAGATTTAACGGGAGCTGTTACTAGAGTTAGTGCAGAAGAATTAAATGATCGACCAGTAAGCAATGCTATGGAGGCTTTACAAGGGAAGGCAGCCGGTGTTGATATTACTACCAGTGAACGCCCAGGGACACTTGGAACGGTTCGTATTCGTGGACGACGTTCATTAGATGCTACCAGCGATCCTCTTTATGTAGTTGATGGAGTACCATTGTTATCTTCTTCAGCTATTGAAACTTTGAATCCTAGAGATATTGAATCTATTGATGTTCTTAAAGATGCCTCTGCTACGGCTATTTATGGTTCTCGTGGTGCAAACGGAGTTATAATTGTTACAACAAAACAAGGGAAATCCGGAAGATTCAATTTGAATTACTCAGCTACATTAACAACTACTAACATTGTAGATCGTTCCCCATCAATGAGTGCAGCTGATTTTATTCAATTCAAACGTTGGGCGGCATATAACTCAAGTATGCTAGATCCAAACTCATTCCAATATGCACACCCAGACTCACCTACCTATGCTAGTGATTTTCAGTTGTTTGCCAGTGGTTTAGACGTTAACGCTACACGAGATAATGTATTGAAAGGTTGGGAAAGCGGAACATGGGATCCCTCAAAGGTAACTAACACCAATTGGACTGACTTTGTAACCCGTACAGGTATCATGAATGAACACGTAATCAGTGGTAGTGGTGGATCTGAAAAAGTAAATAGCTACGTTTCTTTTGGTTACTTAAGCAACAAAGGAACACAAAGAGGGCAAGACTACTCTCGTTATACTACAAAATTGACAACCAACATTACACCTGTAGATTGGTTTAAATTGAATGCTTCATTGAATATTTCATGGAGCGAACAAGATTTCGGTATGTCCACTTTAGGAGGACGTAGTGGATCTGTACCTAATGCAATTTACGGAGCAGCTAAATCTATTTTTAATATGGCTGTTCCTTATGATGCGGATGGCAACTTAATAATTAATCCAGGTGGAGAAAATGGAATCTATACCATAATGGACGAATGGAAAAAAAGCACTCAATTGTCACAAACTATGCGTGCTTTAGGTAATATTTCTGCCACTATTGAAATAGGAAAAATTTGGGAACCTCTAAAAGGATTGAGTTACAAATTTAATTTTGGCCCCGATTTTCGTCATTGGAGAGAAGGGGTTTATATTGACGGTACTTCTTCACACAGAATTAATTCAAATGGTACTCCTGGAAGAAACTTTGCCCGATTGAGAAACGAACGTGATTTCTCTTGGACTTTGGATAACATGATTGTCTATGATCGCACTTTTAGTAAACACAAGGTGGGAGCTACTATAGTACAAAGTGCATCTTCTTGGGATGAAGAATTCTCTTCTTTAGCAGCAAGTAACATTGCTAAACCTTCTTTCTTATGGAATGCTTTAGGCGATATCGATTTAACAAATGCTAATAATGGTGCAAGCATGAGTTCTGGTATTATACAACGTCAAATTTATTCGTATTTAGGTCGTTTTAATTATGGATTTGATGACCGTTATTTATTAACCGTTTCAGGACGTTATGATGCGGTATCTCAATTGTCTGAGGGATACAAATGGGATTTCTTCCCTTCAGCAGCCTTAGCCTGGCGTTTGGATCAAGAGGAATTTATTAAAAACACTGACTGGATTAACAACCTTAAACTTCGTTTGGGATTTGGTACTGTTGGGAACTCTGCTATAGACCCTTATGACACTAAAGGAAATATCAGAAACTTAAATCTCCCATTCAATGGAATAAGTAATCAAGTAGGTTATACTACCAATGAACCTTATTACACAGGCGATTTAACACCAATGGCAAACCCTGCACTGGGTTGGGAAAAGACGACGCAATACAATCTTGGGGTTGATTTTGGTTTTCTTAAAAATAGAATTAGCGGTAGTATAGAATTTTATAGATCCTTTACAAATGATTTAATATTGAACACAGCTTTACCAACATTGACAGGTTACGACAGAACTATTGCTAACATAGGAAAAACCAGTAATAAAGGAGTTGAAGTTACTTTAAATTTCACTCCTATACAAACAGAAAGTGGATTTACATGGGAAAGTAGTTTAAATGCAGCCTGGCAAAAAGATAAAATTGAAGGATTGGCTTATGGTAAAAACGACATGGTGCAGGATACACGCTTCATCGGCCAACAAATCAGTGTTCGATATGGTTTTGACAACTTAGGTTTATGGCAAGACACCCCTGAAGACCAAGCCGAAATGGCATTATGGAAAGCTAACGGCTATAATTTTACACCAGGTAATGTACGTCCAAAAGATCAAAACGGGGACTACGACATGACTATTGAAGACAGAACAATCATAGGTAATAGTGATCCAAATTGGACTATGGGATGGAGTAATACTTTCAATTACAAAGGCTTTGAGTTATCAGCACTATTGTACGGACGTATGGGTTATACAGCCTCCTTAGGTGGAGAAGCGTTGACAGGAACAAGCAACCAACGCCAAGTAGATTACTGGACTCCTGATAATCCAAATGCTGAATTCCAAAAACCATTGTTAGGACAAGCATCTGCCGGATCAAGAGATCCTTATTCAGGACTTCTTGGGTTTACAAAAGCTTCTTTTGTAAAAATCCGTAATATTTCTCTAGGGTATAATTTCCCTAAAGAATACACTTCAGCAATTGGATTAGCTAATTTAAAAATCTATGCTCAGGCAGTGAATCCTGGTAGTATTTATCAATCAGTTGACTGGTATGATTTTGACACTAATTCAACTATCTTCAATCGTAGTTTTGTTATGGGAATTGAAGTTGGATTTTAG